The following is a genomic window from Spirosoma foliorum.
ACTGACTGGCCGTTTCCAGAATAAGCTGAATGTCAGACTCTGTCAGGTCTTTGATACCCACCAAATGGCGGACACTGAGGGATTGGGCCATAAGACTAGTATAACTATAAATTGGGCAAAGATAGGTCTAGTCAGTTAAAGATAGCAGTCGGGCAATACTTTATTCTCGCAATCGGATAAGCGGAAACAGCGATGATTCAACATGCGATTCGTTCATAAGCCGACCGAGCTGTTCTGCCTTTTCGGGATTCTTGGCTGCCACGTCGTGACTTTCGGCGGGGTCTTTCGAGAGGTCGTATAACTCAACCGGGCCTGTTGGGTTGTTGGAAACCTGTAATCGAACGGCTTTCCAGTCGCCCCGGCGGATGGCTTGTCGGCCCCCATTTTCGTGAAACTCCCAATACAGATAAGCATGTTTTTTCTGAGGCCCTTTACTTGTCAGCGCTGGTACAAACGAAAGCCCATCCACGCGACCCGGTGTTTGCGCGCCAGCCAATTCGGTAAACGTGGGGAGTACGTCCCAAAAAGCCCCGACGAAATCGCTCCGACTACCGGCTTTAACAACGCCAGGCCAGCGAGCAATGAAAGGTTCCCGAATACCTCCTTCGTACAAATCGCGCTTGACGCCCCGGAAACCACCACTGCTGTTAAAGAATGTTGGATCAGCTCCGCCTTCAACGTGTGGACCGTTGTCGCTGGTAAAAATCACAAGGGTATTTTTATCCAATCCTTTCGCTTTCAGTTTAGCCATCACCTGACCAACGTAGAGGTCGAGACGGGCAACCATGGCGGCAAACGTAGCGTGTGGATACGCTTGGGAGGCATACCCACCGGTTTTCGCATCAGGACCATAGTCGGCTCCTACATAAGGCTTTTCGGCAAACTTTCCCTTATAATGTTGAAAGATGCTGTCATTGGGAACAACCAATTCTGCATGAGGTAAAATATAGGGCAGGAATAGGAAAAAAGGTTGACTGGTCTTCCGATTGTCCAGAAAGGCCAGTGCCTGTTTCTGAATCAGGTCTGGCGCGTATTCCTTCATCTGACGTAAATTCTCATTCGCCGTCAGCACAACTTTCTGGCTGTTGTTCCAGAGATGATCGGGGTAATATCGGTGCGCCAGTCCCTGACAATTGTAGCCATAGAACTGATCGAAGCCCTGCTTATTCGGGTCGCCTTCTGAGCCGACGGGTCCCAGTCCCCACTTCCCGAAGGCTGCCGTTGCGTAACCCGCCCGTTGCAGAAGTTCGGCAACTGTCGTAACCGAATCGGCAATGGGTTGTTGGCCTTCGGGTTTGATCTCTTTATTACCCCGAATGTACGTATGACCCGTATGCAACCCCGTCATCAAAGAAGCCCGCGACGGCGCGCATACCGATGTACCTGCATAAAATTGCGGAAACTGCATGCCTTCGGCAGCCAACCGGTCAATGTTTGGAGTTTTAATCAGGTTTTGCCCGTTGATACCTATGTCCCCATAACCGAGGTCATCGGCCAGAATAAAGACAATATTAGGTCGATTGGCAGGACGTGTTTGTGCCTGGCTATATAGGGCAACAAGTGTGCTGATGATAAGCAAAATAAGTCTGTTCATAACGTATCCGTAAAGCAGAAAAGGCACTTACTACTGCCTAAAAGCCTATTTGCCGCTTGCCTTACTTGACTGCGGTAAAAGTCATTTTAGGTTGTTGCATAGCCTTTTCTAATAGCTTGATTTCCAATTTAAGAATCGCTTCTTCTGCGTTTGCGTCAATTTTTTCGGGGTCGTCGGAGGGTCTGTGATAGTCGGGATGGCCGCCTGTATGGAAAAACAAGACCGGAATTTGTTTGGCATAAAAAGCCGCGTTATCAGACCCGCCGTTGCCTGCCCGATCGGTGAAGAACTTGATGGAACTTTCGGCGCCTTTGAACACGATTGGCCAGGTATCGCTGGTGCCGTAACCACCAATTCCAATACCTCGTTCGGGATTATAGCGACCAATCATGTCCATACACACCATGAAATTTAACTTGTCGAGTGGTAGTGTCGGGTTATTCAGGAAATAGCGGGAACCTTGCAAGCCCAACTCTTCGGCTCCGAAGGCCATGAATAGAATGTTGTAGGACTCTTTTACGCCGTTTTTTGCGAAATACTGAGCCAGCTCTAGCAAGCCAGCCACACCCGACGCGTTGTCGTCGGCCCCGTTATGAATTTTGCCTTGTGGCAATGAATCCAGCGAACTCCCCTGTCGCCCTAATCCCAGATGGTCATAATGGGCTCCAACGACAATCGTATAAGGCGCTTCGTTATCTAAAAAACCGATCACATTGGCTGCTTTTCGAAGGCTATCCGGCACAACTACCCGCCGAACTTTAGCCGTAAACGATTGATAATAGCCATCAGTACCCAGCGGCTTTAGGCCATATTTTTTGAAGTGTTTTTCAATGTAGCGAGCGGTTTTGGCATTTTCTGGACTACCCGTTCCGCGTCCCTGCATCTTGTCGGAAGCGAGTGTATTGATGTGTTTTATAATACGCCTTGCTGAAGGTTCCTGAGCAAATAATGGACTTGTCAGTAAGATGAGAAGAAAGAGAAATTGTTTTTTCATGAATAGACTATAGCACCAACATAAGTCAGTATGGGCACAAAGCTATCCAGAAAATAGATTTGACGGGCTTCCCCTCCGATGAATAGCTTTTATTGAAAACAAAACCTTCAGATGATGCAACTATAAGTTCGCATCATCTGAAGGTTAAGAGTTAATCGGTGAATTTATGCCTTAGCGTGGCCCACGACTGCCTTCACCTTGTGGTCGATTGGGATGTCCTCCCTGCTGACCTCTGTCTCGACCTGGTTGCTGATTACTTCGCCCTGGTTGTTGACCGTTCATACGCCCCGGATTACCACCTGGACGTGCGCCCCGATTCGCTACCTGATTGTGCATCGGGTGATTGTTGATTACATAATATTTCGAATCACGGCTATCGCGGATGGGTTGCTGGTCGTAACGACCTTTGAACGATGCGTACTGCTTCCGATAAACAGCATTCCGTAGATAGGGCTGGTTATCGTTGATAACTACTTTGTGCATCCGGTACAGATCGTAGCTGCTATAACGGGGAGGCAATACGGATGTTGTAATCCATCGCCCGCCGTCGAAATAAATCCACTGTTGCTGGGGAACATTGTAATAGATATCCAGATCGGGCAGGTAATAATAGTTTACGTAGTCGTAGCCGGTTGGCCCCCAGATGGGTTGACTTCCGATATTGACGCTGACATTTACCTGTGCGTGGCTGGGTTGATACAATCCAATACCGACCAATAGGCCGAGCATAATTAGTGCGTTTTTCATAATTTTCGTTGATTTAAAGGCAATTCGTCACTATTGACTATCTTCATGTACCGCTGTTTTGGCCTAAACGTTGCTAAAGTATGCGGCTTTTTTGTTCTTAGCGCCAGCCGCCACCCAAAGCCCGATAGAGCGTTACAACTGACTGAAGTTGCTGCAATCGGTCGTTAACGCCATTTAGTTGAGTCGACAGCAGGTTTTGCTCAGCAGTCAATACGTCGGTGTAGTTTGTATTGGCCGTGTATTTGAGCAGTTCTTTTGTGTAAGAAACAGCCTTTTGTAAAGCGGCAAGTTGCTGTTTACGCGTATTGGCTTTATCAACCGCCATCTGGTAGGAATACAACGCATTCGACACCTCCTGACCAGCCGTTAGCAACGTTGACTGATAGGTGTAGTAAGCTTCAGCTTGTGCAGCCTGAGCGCGGTTAAGCCGCTGTCGGTTAATGCCCTGATTGAAAATAGGTTGAGTCAGGCCGCTAATCAGACTTCCATAGAAGGTTCCGGCAAAGAAGCCAGTCAATGTATTCGCTGTTGCAAAACCACCCGTACCGGTAATCGTGAGGGCTGGGTAGAAGTAGGTTCGGGCTACATTGGTCAATTCGAAGGTATTGCGGAAACTATATTCCGCTTCCTGCACATCAGGGCGGTTACTTAGCAATTGAGCTGGAAGTCCCGTTTGCAGGGATGGTGTTGATGCCGTATCCAACTGCATTCGTGGGATACTGTCGGATGGCATGGCTAACAATAGACTTAATGTATTTTCGGTTTGTCGAATATTCTGGCGGATATCCGGTAGCGTCACTTCGGCCGCATATCGGTTGGCTTCACTCTGCACAACATCGGCTCCTGTGACTACTGCGCCTTTTTTCAGCTCTTTCATCGTTTCAACGTCCGTCTTTCGGTTGTCGACCGTTTCCAGCGTGATTTTTAGCTGCCTGTCATAGGCCTGCAACGCATAATAGCCGTTAGCGATGTTGGCAATCAATTGTGTTTGTACAGCGCGTCGATAGGCTTCACTTTGCAGATAAGCGGCTACATAAGCCCGTTTTGTACTCCGCAGTTTCCCCCATACATCGGCCTCCCAACTCGTACTGGCGGTCAGCGAGTACTGCTTAATTGTCGGAATAGACGTGGTGCTTACCGTACTTGATCCGGCATCGGCATTCCTGATATTCAACGCCCGCAATTGCGCCGATGATGATTTGGAGAGCGTAAAACCCGCATTGGTACTAAGCGTTGGAAAAAACGCCAGCTTGCTTTGCAACACATTGGCTTCGGCCGCCTGCATACGGGCGATCGCAATTTTGAGATCCAGGTTATTGGCCAGCCCCCGTTCAATTAACCCTTGCAGAATGGTGTCCGGAAACATCTGCCGCCAGGGCAAGCTCGCCAACGTGGTCGAATCGGTCGTCTGTTGACCCCAATAGAGCTTATCGGTTGTCAGGCCCGGTCTTTCATAGGGTTTGGTCACGCTACAGGAAGCCAGAATGGTCCCCAGTAGCAGTGTTATTCCCAGATTTATATTTTTCGTATTCATGGTATCTAGCTGCTTTACTGTACAAGGGAGTGATACTCCGTTAGGCCGACAGGCCAAAGCCTGTGGAGTCCAATTGCCCTAACGGGCCAACGGAGTGGTACTCCGTTGTACAATCTCATCACTTAATCTTGCTAAGTGCTAACCGTCTTGATAGCTTCTTTCCCTGAATGAGCTTTTTTATCATCAATTTTCTCGGGCTCATCGTCCTCATCATCAGGGTCGTGTTGGGTGGGTGGCCCGCTTATTTTTTCCTGTAAACCCTGAAAAATGACAAATAGCGTTGGTACAAAAAATACCCCGAGTAACGTACCGAAGAGCATCCCACCAATGGCACCCGTCCCAATCGAACGGTTTCCCTGAGCACCGGCACCGCTGGCAAACATCAACGGCATTAAACCGAAAATGAAGGCAAATGAGGTCATCAGAATTGGTCGTAAACGAGCTTTGGCGCCTTCTATCGCCGACTCCAGCAGTTCCATTCCGGTCTGCCTTCGCTCAACGGCGAATTGTACAATCAGGATGGCATTCTTAGCCAGCAAACCAATCAGCATGATGAGCGAGATTTGCATGTAGATGTTGTTGTCTAACCCGAAAAGCCGGGCAAAAACATACACGCCTGATAAGCCAACTGGTAAGGAGAATAAGACCGCAAACGGCAGTAAATAGCTTTCGTATTGTGCGCTTAACAGCAGATAGACGAAGGCCAGACACAGAATAAAAACATACAGCGTTTGCGAACCCACGTTCTGTTCTTCCCGACTAATGCCCGAATACTCGAAACCATAACCCGCCGGGAGCGTTTGGGTTGCCACTTCTTGAATCGCCAGTAAAGCCTGCCCCGTGCTGTAGTTCGAATTAGGAGACCCGTTGACCGACATCGACGAGAACAGGTTGAAACGAGAAACGCTTTCTGGGCCGTAGATTCGTTTCAGGGTAATAAACTCAGTGATCGGAGCCATTGTACCCGCCGACGTTCGCACGGCTATTTTGTTTAGTCCGGCGGGGTTTGACCGGTAGTTTGTATCAGCCTGCATGATAACGCGGTATTGCTTGCCAAACTCATTGAAGTTCGATACGTACGAACTGCCGTAGAAGACCTGCATCGCATTGAGCACATCGCCCACCGTAATGCCCGCTTCTTTACATTTAGCCACATTTACATCCAGCTGATACTGTGGAAAGTTGGGATTGAATGAGGTGGTAGCATACTGAATTTCAGGTCGTTTGTTCAGCGTGGCCAGGAAATTCTGCGTCACCTTATAGAACTCATCGGTAGTATGGCCGCCCTTGTCCTGTAGCTGAAAGGTAAAGCCGCCACTCGTTCCAAATCCCGTAATGGTTGGCTGTTGGATAAAGACAAGCTCAGCATCCCGAATGTTGGCTGTTTTCTGTTTCATCAGCTTGATGACGTCGTCGTCGCTAACGCCGGGACGCTCATCCCAGGGTTTTAATCGGACGATAATCAGCCCATAGGCGCTCCCGTTACCCGCCACGAAATTCTGCCCCAGCGTACGCATACTGTTTTGCACTTCGGGGATCGTATGCACGATGGAATCGACCTGATCGGCCATAGCCGTAGTTCGTTCGACTGACGAAGCTGGGGGAAGCGTGATATTGACGAAAATACTGCCCATGTCTTCTTTCGGCACGAAGCTGGAAGGCGTGGTTTTGAACAGCGTGTAAAACAGTCCGCCAAACAACCCAATACCGATAAGTGCCAACCATTTCCGGGCCGACAGAAATGTGACCGACCTGGTGTATTTGGCCGTTAGGGAATCATAACCCGCATTAAAGGCAACCCCAAAGCGTTGTAATAACCCTTTAGGTTTTTCGCCTTCGGCATGTTGCGGTGGTTTCAGGAAGAGAGCCGCCAGCGCCGGGCAAAGCGTTAAGGCATTGACCGCCGAAATAATAATGGCGACGGCCAGCGTAATACCAAACTGCTTGTAAAACACCCCCGCAGAACCTGTGATAAATGTTACGGGCAGAAACACCGACGCCATCACGAGCGTAATCGAAATGATAGCGCCCGAGATTTCACTCATGGCGTCAATGGCCGCTTTACGGGGTGATTTATAGCCGCTTTCCAGCTTCGAGTGAACGGCCTCGACCACCACAATGGCATCATCCACCACAATACCAATGGCCAGCACCAACGCAAACAGCGTGAGCAGATTAATACTGAAACCAAACAGATACAGGAAGAAAAACGTACCCGTAATGGCCACTGGCACCGAAACGCCGTGAATGATGGTCGAGCGAAAATCCTGCAGGAAAATGAAGATCACGAGGAACACCAGCGCGAAACATTCCAGCAGCGTGTGTAACACTTTGCTGATCGATGCATCCAGAAACTGGTTGATATCGACCAAATAGACAAAATGAACCCCTGCCGGGAAAGATTTGGCGGCAGCCTCAATGACCTTCTTGGAGTTGTTGATCACATCCCGCGCATTGGAACCGGGCGTCTGGCTCACCGAAATACCCACCGACTGCTTGCCATTGGTGCTTGTAAAGCTGGTATACGTCTGCGAGCCCAGCTCAATCCGGGCAATATCCCGAAGTCGCAGCAACTGCCCATTGCCGGTTGTTTTGATGATAATATCCCCAAACTGTTGTGTAGACTGCAATCGGCCACTGTACCGGATAACGTATTGGAAAGTCTGGTTGTCATTTTCGCCGAATTTACCGGGTGCCGCATCCACATTTTGGTCTGATAGAGCCGTTGATACATCGGCAGGAGTAATCCCGTAAATGGACATGACGTCGGGCTTGAGCCAGATTCGCATGGAGTACGTTTTGGCTGATCCGAACACGTTGGCGGCCCCCACGCCATTCACCCGCTGGAGTTGGGGAATAACGTTGATGGCGGCATAGTTTTGCAAAAATGTCTGATCGTAAGCTGCATTATCGCTATAGATCGACATAATCAGCAAGTTGCTACTTTGCTGTTTCCGAACCGTTACGCCAGCCTGCGTAACTTCCTGCGGCAACAGGCTCGTCGCTGCCGAAACCCGGTTCTGTACGTCCACTGCAGCCTGGTTAGGGTCGGTACCCACGGCGAAATAAATGCTGATGCTACCGGCCCCATCGTTGGTTGCCGACGAGGTCATGTAGGTCATGCCTTCTACGCCGTTAATCTGCTCTTCCAGCGGCACAATCACGCTTTTGAGCACGACATCGGCGTTGGCACCACTATAGCTAGCAGAAACCTGTACGGTTGGTGGCGAAATATCGGGGTATTGAGCGATAGGCAACTTGACCATGCCCAGAATGCCCAACAAGACAATCAGGGCCGAAATGACGGTACTTAATACCGGACGTTCTATGAATATGCGAAGCATAAGGCAGGTTGTTGAGAATAACTTACAAGTCCGTGTTTGTGTCGGTCGCAGCGGTTGTTGTATTGGGGGCTGTCGTTTTATAGACGCTGGCTGGCGAAGCAGGCTTCGGCTTAATCGATGCGCCGTCTTTCAGACCCGTTCCTCCGTCGAGCACAACTTTATCGCCCGCTTTTAGCCCGCTCTGAACAACGAAGTATTGCCCGTCGGGTGTGGGTGTCACGGTTACGGCAGTAGTTTTGGCGATGTTATTTTTCCCGACGACAAAGAGGAATCGTTTGTCCTGAAGCTCGGAGGTGGCACTTTGGGGAACTACCAGCGCCGAGTCGATGGTGCGAGGAACACGAACGGTACCGCTGTTGCCACTGCGCAGGAGTGCTTGCGGATTAGGGAATGTAGCGCGGAAATTACTGGAGCCCGTTTGGGTATCAATCTGACCAATAGCCGTTTTGATTCGACCTTTGTAATTATACGTCGATCCGTCGGCTAATAGAAGTATAACGTCGGGCAACTTAGCCAGCTTTTCCTGAAGCGTGTTGCCGCTCACATCACGGGTGAAATCGAGTAACTGTTTTTCGTTCAGGGCAAAATAAGCGTATACTTCGCTGATGCCCGAAATCGTCGTTAGCGGATTAGTTGTCGTGCTGGTCACCAGACTTCCGATCTTGTACGGTATCGACCCAACGACGCCACTAACGGGGCTAACCAGATTCGTGTAGCCCAAGTTGGTTTGGGCATTGGCCAGAGCAGCCTGCGCCTGAGCTAGAGCAGCCTTTTTGGAGGCTAGTGTATATTGAGCTGTTTCCAGCTCATAGGGACTGATAATGTCTTTCTCAACCAGAGGACGGACTTTATTAACGGCCAACAAAGCCGAACTGACATCGGCCTGCGCTGTTCGGACACCCGCCTGAGCAGTCAGTACGTCCTGGGCATACTGAGGGGCATTAATGCGGAAGAGCCGTTGCCCTTTTTTGACCGTTGCGCCTTCATCCACATAAATAGCCTCGACAAACCCATCCACTTTGGGACGAATTTCAACATTCTGTTCTCCCTGAATGATGGCGGGAAAATCGACGTAGAGAACCTCCTTACGAGGAGCGAGCGTCAATACTGAGTACGTTTTAGGCTGTTTTAAGGCGGTCGAGTCCGTCTGACCGCCTTTTTTTTTTGTCGGAGCTGCTACAGGCTGTTAGACAGATTCCGGCCAACAGAAGCATAGCCCATTGGCAATTCGTAGTGTATTGTGGATGCTTTCGAAACGCTTTCATAATCTATTCGTATCCTCATCGGATACTCAATAACATTACAAAAGCCACCGTGGGTTATTAGTTGGGGATTAAAAACAAGTTGAATCCCCAAATTGCCTGGATGAATAGGCGATTTGGGGTGCGGAAAGAGCTATCTAAATTGCATAGTTCAGGCACTCCTGAATGTCATCGATCTCCAAGCTAGGATAATCTGCCAGAATTTCGTTCCATGTCATTCCACTGACCAGCAACTCCAGAATAGCTGTAACGAGTAATCTCGATCCGCGGATAGTGGGTTTCCCGTGACAGATGGCGGGGTCAATGGTGAATTAGCATGAGTTCCTATTTTAGTAAAGTTAAGGTAGGAAGAACGTATTCACAATGGTCCTCACTCAACCACAACACATCCGTAAGCGGGCACGGTAACTCGGCTATTCAGGAACGAGCCACCCGGTTTTGTCTCAAATACGATGCAACGACACCATTCCTCACCGGGAGAAAAGACCACCTCAATAGGCTTTTTGGTCAGGTTGTGAATCAACAGAACGCAGGGGCCACCACTGGCATCCTGACGCATAAACGCAACAATCCCTTTCTGCCGAATGCCGGACGGTAAAAGCTTACTGATATTATTCGTCAGAATTGGGTGACTGTTTCGATAGTGAATCAGGCGTTTGTAATGATTGACCAGCGAATCAGGATCGCTTAGCTGCTGAGCCAGTGGGTGAACCGTTTGGCTGGTGCTATATTTTCCCCGACGCCAACGAGTACGCTGTGTATCTCGAGCGCGAACATCCCACAGAAACGGTTCCCTGATGTATTCGTCGGGTTTCATGCCAAGCATGCCAAGTTCCTCACCATAATACAGGTAAGGTAAACCCGGCAGCGTAAGCAAGAGGCTAGCCGCTACTTTCAATTGGTCGAGGTTGCCCTTTAGCAAACTGCCAATGCGGTTCTGATCATGATTGGATAGCAGCAAGGCATCAATAAAGTTGGGATTTACGTTGCCGAATGCCTTATGAACATATAGCAGAAACTCCACTAAATCTTCGGTATCGTTTTCCTTACCTACAATCTCGGCAATCGCCAATTGAAGGTCAAAATTGAAGTTGGCTTTCAACCCTCTGAAATAGGGCGCAATCCGTTCTGGGCGTGTCCAGACTTCGCCAACGGTATACGCTCCCGGTTTGGCCGCTTCAACGACTTTTCCAAACTCCTGCCAGAACTCGTGATTTTTAGGTTCTTCGGCTTCACGATAGAGATGGCGGGCGGCATCCAGTCGAAACCCATCTATTCCCACCTCATTGAGCCAGTAGCGGGCTATGTTAAAAAACTCGTCCCGAACGGGCTGGTGATCAAAATTCAGATCGGGCATGCCGCTCCAGAACATCCCATAATATTGTTCAGGATAGTTAGCCCCGCGAACCGAATGCCAGGGATTTTTCTCGCCCGAATCGGCAGTAATGTCCCGAGTAGCTAGTTTTCGGGCCTTAATTTCAGCGGGCGTTAGCCATTTGTAGTAATGCCAATAGGGATTATCCGGCCCTTTGGAGGCTTCCTGAAACCACTTATGCTGAATACTGGTATGGTGTAATACTAAGTCAATAATAACGGCAATGCCTCGCTGATGCGCTTCGGAAATCAGTCGTTTGAAGTCGTCCAGCGTGCCATATTCCTGATCGATGCCGTAGTAATCCGTCACATCGTATTTATGGTAGCTGGGTGATGGATTGATGGGCATAAGCCAAATGGCTGACACCCCGAGGTCGCTCAAATAATCGAGCTTATTGGTAATACCGTTGAGGTCACCAATACCATCGCCATTGGAGTCGGCAAACGAACGGACGAAAATCTCGTAGTGAACACCTGTTTGTCCGACAGGAACTGGGCTGGACTGGATAGGCGCTAAAGTTGTATTGGCTTGAGCAGAGTTTGCAGCGGTCATTCTTTACAGACTAGCTTACTAGCTAAATAGTTTCAGGGCCTGATAAACCCGGTGTGTGGGTAAACCCATCACGGTATAAAACGAACCTTCCAGTCGTTCGATGCCCACCAGGCCAATAAAGTCCTGTGCACCATACGATCCAGCTTTGTCGAATGGCTTACATTCCTTGATGTAATAGGCAATTTCACTGTCGGTAAGCGGGGCAAATTGTACCCTTGTTTCGTCCGTGAACGAATCTAATTGAGGTTCGCCGTTGGTGCCGGGAGCAAGAATGGCAACCCCCGTTCGAACGCGATGCGTTTGTCCAGACAAAGCTCGAAGCATTCGCTGGGCATCGGCTTCATCCTGGGGCTTGTTCATGATATGATCGTCTAGAATCACAACCGTATCGGCGCAAAGAATAATCCGATTGCCCAAATCCGGCATAAATTGATCCGCTTTCTGACGAGCCAGATATTCGGCAACCTCATTCGCGGGCATGGTTTCGGGGAAGATTTCGTCGGTAGGCCGAGTTTCGATGGTGAACGAAAAACCGGCATCGGTCATCAGTTGTTTGCGTCGGGGCGATCCCGAAGCCAACACGAGTGGATAGCGTAATGTGAGCATGTAGGCAGAAAGACGAAGTGCAAAATTAACCTAAAAATGAAGGTTTCTGCGTATATTGGTTGATTGCTTATTTGTAACTATGACCATTCGACTCGCTACTATTTCTGATTCAGCCGCGATAACGGAGCTGGCTATTACCACTATGCGTGAGGCTTTTGGTCCACCTCACAACCCTGTCGAACTCGTGGAAGAATACGTTCAATCGGCTATGAGCGTTCCCATTATGGAAGCGGAATTAGCCGATCATCGGTCTACTTTTTTTCTGCTCGAATCAGGTGATGGAGAGCTTGTTGGCTACGCGAAACTACGCAAACACGCCCCTCCCCGGAAAATGGCCGACCGAAACGCTATTGAAATTCAACGCATTTATCTTTTGCAAAATCAGATTGGCCAAGGGCAGGGGCGTATACTGATGCAACATTGTCTGGACTGGTCGCGAAATCAAGGGTATACTGCTGTTTGGCTGGGAGTTTGGGAGCGGAATGCCCGCGCAATGGCCTTCTATGAAAAAATCGGTTTCAGAAAATTCGGGTTTCATTATTTCCAGTTTGGCACCGAGCGTCAGCGGGATTTCTGGCTTGAGAAACAATTAGATAATTAGGAGGTTGGTATTTTTGCCTGTTATTTTAACACTTTAATTAGTTTATAATTAAAGCTTTATCCGAAAATCGTTACTAATCGTGTCGGAATCAGTTTATCGTTTGTTCACTTAAACCAGTCCATCCGCTTATCACTATTAGCTGTTCAAGATCATAATGTATCAACTTTATCCGAACGAATGTCAATCAAGGTTTCATCAGTTTCTGGTGTGGCTGATTGTTCTGTGCGGATGCAATCTGTCGGTTTTTGCTCAGGTCGATACTACTCGACAAATCCGGAAAGACCCGCTTGAAAATGTTCAGGTCGATACACTTCGGCACATTGGCATTGACGTTGGGCCAACTGATTCGCTGACAGCTGCCCATTTAACTGCCCAGACAGACAGTATTCTGATGCGTCGAGATAGTGTTTTTTACAGTCGTCTGAAAACATCGATGTATAAACATCGGCTAACCCGGCAACTCTACGATGCTGTTTTTCGTGACGTGTACAATAGCCGTATCCAAACCGGTGAAGTAAGTCAGATTGAAGTCAATCCATTTAAGATATTTGAAGGGCGGATTATTGGGGATATTTATATCCGCCGACTGGGCGTATTTGGGCAAACGGTTTACGATACACTTCGAAAAGCAAATAACTGGGTCGAGCGAGTGGGTAGCACGGTGCATACAAATACACGCGAGCATGTTATTCGGAACTCTTATTTGCTGTTTCGGCAGGGCGATGCACTCAATCCGGTTGTCTTGCGCGATAACGAACGGCTGTTGCGAACGACGTCTATTTTTCACGATGCCCGGATTTTAGTAGTCCCCCGACCGGGCAGTCGACAGTTTGTTGATGTGTATGTGATTACGCAGGATGTCTGGTCGTTATTGCCAAATGGTGGCTTTGGCGGGTTTACGAATTTCAGCGTTGGCTTCGATCAGGTTAATTTTCGAGGATTGGGCCATCAGCTTTTTGCACAATTCGCCTATTCAGGAACCGATCCACGTCAGAAAGCTGAATACCAGACCCGCTATAAAGTACCATTCATCGGGAAAACCTTTCTAACTG
Proteins encoded in this region:
- a CDS encoding efflux RND transporter permease subunit, with the translated sequence MLRIFIERPVLSTVISALIVLLGILGMVKLPIAQYPDISPPTVQVSASYSGANADVVLKSVIVPLEEQINGVEGMTYMTSSATNDGAGSISIYFAVGTDPNQAAVDVQNRVSAATSLLPQEVTQAGVTVRKQQSSNLLIMSIYSDNAAYDQTFLQNYAAINVIPQLQRVNGVGAANVFGSAKTYSMRIWLKPDVMSIYGITPADVSTALSDQNVDAAPGKFGENDNQTFQYVIRYSGRLQSTQQFGDIIIKTTGNGQLLRLRDIARIELGSQTYTSFTSTNGKQSVGISVSQTPGSNARDVINNSKKVIEAAAKSFPAGVHFVYLVDINQFLDASISKVLHTLLECFALVFLVIFIFLQDFRSTIIHGVSVPVAITGTFFFLYLFGFSINLLTLFALVLAIGIVVDDAIVVVEAVHSKLESGYKSPRKAAIDAMSEISGAIISITLVMASVFLPVTFITGSAGVFYKQFGITLAVAIIISAVNALTLCPALAALFLKPPQHAEGEKPKGLLQRFGVAFNAGYDSLTAKYTRSVTFLSARKWLALIGIGLFGGLFYTLFKTTPSSFVPKEDMGSIFVNITLPPASSVERTTAMADQVDSIVHTIPEVQNSMRTLGQNFVAGNGSAYGLIIVRLKPWDERPGVSDDDVIKLMKQKTANIRDAELVFIQQPTITGFGTSGGFTFQLQDKGGHTTDEFYKVTQNFLATLNKRPEIQYATTSFNPNFPQYQLDVNVAKCKEAGITVGDVLNAMQVFYGSSYVSNFNEFGKQYRVIMQADTNYRSNPAGLNKIAVRTSAGTMAPITEFITLKRIYGPESVSRFNLFSSMSVNGSPNSNYSTGQALLAIQEVATQTLPAGYGFEYSGISREEQNVGSQTLYVFILCLAFVYLLLSAQYESYLLPFAVLFSLPVGLSGVYVFARLFGLDNNIYMQISLIMLIGLLAKNAILIVQFAVERRQTGMELLESAIEGAKARLRPILMTSFAFIFGLMPLMFASGAGAQGNRSIGTGAIGGMLFGTLLGVFFVPTLFVIFQGLQEKISGPPTQHDPDDEDDEPEKIDDKKAHSGKEAIKTVST
- a CDS encoding efflux RND transporter periplasmic adaptor subunit, which encodes MTLAPRKEVLYVDFPAIIQGEQNVEIRPKVDGFVEAIYVDEGATVKKGQRLFRINAPQYAQDVLTAQAGVRTAQADVSSALLAVNKVRPLVEKDIISPYELETAQYTLASKKAALAQAQAALANAQTNLGYTNLVSPVSGVVGSIPYKIGSLVTSTTTNPLTTISGISEVYAYFALNEKQLLDFTRDVSGNTLQEKLAKLPDVILLLADGSTYNYKGRIKTAIGQIDTQTGSSNFRATFPNPQALLRSGNSGTVRVPRTIDSALVVPQSATSELQDKRFLFVVGKNNIAKTTAVTVTPTPDGQYFVVQSGLKAGDKVVLDGGTGLKDGASIKPKPASPASVYKTTAPNTTTAATDTNTDL
- a CDS encoding DUF433 domain-containing protein, with the protein product MDPAICHGKPTIRGSRLLVTAILELLVSGMTWNEILADYPSLEIDDIQECLNYAI
- a CDS encoding alpha-amylase family glycosyl hydrolase; amino-acid sequence: MTAANSAQANTTLAPIQSSPVPVGQTGVHYEIFVRSFADSNGDGIGDLNGITNKLDYLSDLGVSAIWLMPINPSPSYHKYDVTDYYGIDQEYGTLDDFKRLISEAHQRGIAVIIDLVLHHTSIQHKWFQEASKGPDNPYWHYYKWLTPAEIKARKLATRDITADSGEKNPWHSVRGANYPEQYYGMFWSGMPDLNFDHQPVRDEFFNIARYWLNEVGIDGFRLDAARHLYREAEEPKNHEFWQEFGKVVEAAKPGAYTVGEVWTRPERIAPYFRGLKANFNFDLQLAIAEIVGKENDTEDLVEFLLYVHKAFGNVNPNFIDALLLSNHDQNRIGSLLKGNLDQLKVAASLLLTLPGLPYLYYGEELGMLGMKPDEYIREPFLWDVRARDTQRTRWRRGKYSTSQTVHPLAQQLSDPDSLVNHYKRLIHYRNSHPILTNNISKLLPSGIRQKGIVAFMRQDASGGPCVLLIHNLTKKPIEVVFSPGEEWCRCIVFETKPGGSFLNSRVTVPAYGCVVVE